A genomic region of Ignavibacteria bacterium contains the following coding sequences:
- the mtaB gene encoding tRNA (N(6)-L-threonylcarbamoyladenosine(37)-C(2))-methylthiotransferase MtaB yields the protein MNTKKVAFHTLGCKLNYAETSVIGNSFLKRGFSLTDFDSPADVYVINTCTVTENAERECRQIIRRALRHNPNGFVIVTGCYAQLRPEQIQKIEGVDLVLGSKEKFEIFNFIDSFEKKNLACVYVSPLEKLNDFGPAFTPLPEDRTRAFLKIQDGCDYKCSFCTIPKARGLSRSQSVDDTIKQLRELVQQGYKEIVLTGVNVGDYGSKIGTSLYELLRKLIKVDGDFRIRISSIEPNLLSDEIIELVAQEAKLCKHFHIPLQSGSDKILKRMQRRYLSKLYADRIEKVKTLIPSAGIGVDVIVGFPGEDENDFQTTQEFIANLPVSYLHVFTYSERPGTPAAEMKDQVPKDERRRRTNTLRILSARKKYQFYLEMLGTEQKVLFEHRDDDGTIKGFTSNYIRVVSDSPYDLTNKFADFRLTDLKNELVVGEIQKIYED from the coding sequence ATGAATACCAAAAAGGTTGCATTCCATACACTTGGTTGTAAATTAAATTATGCTGAGACAAGCGTAATAGGGAATTCTTTTTTAAAGAGAGGATTCTCCCTAACAGATTTTGACTCGCCAGCCGATGTTTATGTTATTAACACCTGCACAGTTACCGAAAACGCTGAAAGAGAATGCCGTCAAATTATTCGAAGAGCTTTAAGACATAATCCCAATGGCTTCGTAATTGTAACTGGTTGTTACGCTCAATTGAGACCTGAACAAATTCAAAAGATAGAAGGTGTAGATTTAGTTTTAGGATCAAAAGAGAAATTTGAGATTTTTAATTTTATAGATTCATTCGAAAAGAAAAATCTTGCCTGCGTGTATGTTTCTCCACTTGAAAAACTAAATGACTTCGGTCCAGCCTTTACTCCTCTTCCTGAAGATAGAACGAGAGCTTTTCTTAAAATTCAGGATGGTTGTGATTATAAATGTTCATTTTGTACAATTCCAAAAGCAAGAGGTTTAAGTCGCAGTCAATCTGTAGATGATACAATAAAACAACTAAGAGAGCTCGTTCAGCAAGGCTACAAAGAAATTGTTCTAACTGGTGTGAATGTTGGTGATTATGGTTCAAAGATCGGCACAAGTCTTTATGAACTTTTGAGAAAATTAATTAAAGTTGATGGTGATTTTAGAATTAGAATTAGTTCAATCGAACCAAATCTTTTGAGTGATGAAATAATCGAGCTCGTTGCTCAGGAAGCTAAATTGTGTAAACATTTCCACATACCACTTCAGAGCGGTAGTGATAAAATTCTGAAGAGAATGCAACGAAGGTATTTATCAAAATTATACGCTGATAGAATTGAAAAAGTAAAGACATTAATTCCTTCTGCTGGTATTGGTGTGGATGTAATTGTTGGTTTCCCTGGTGAAGATGAAAATGATTTTCAAACCACTCAGGAATTTATTGCTAATCTGCCGGTTTCTTATCTGCATGTTTTTACTTATTCCGAGAGACCTGGAACACCTGCTGCTGAAATGAAAGATCAAGTACCAAAAGATGAACGAAGAAGAAGAACCAATACATTAAGAATTTTAAGTGCCCGGAAAAAATATCAATTTTATCTCGAGATGCTTGGAACTGAACAGAAAGTTTTATTTGAACATCGAGATGATGATGGAACAATAAAAGGTTTTACTTCAAATTACATTCGTGTTGTATCAGATTCTCCTTATGATCTCACAAATAAATTCGCCGACTTTAGGTTAACTGATTTAAAGAATGAACTTGTTGTCGGTGAAATTCAAAAAATTTATGAGGATTAA